Part of the Gramella sp. Hel_I_59 genome, ATTGTTTTAGTATGGCCAGCAATTTTAATTCTAGATTGAGGCCTGCGGAAGTATTATGGTACAACAACCAGGCTCATTTAATTAGAGAACGTGAAGTTTTTGAAGATCTTACCAGGCATCAGATCGAACTTGATTTTGAAACTAGAGAAACTGAAGTTTCAGAAGTTCAGAATTAAACCACGTATAGGTAAATTGATATAAAATGGGAGAATGTTCCCATGAGTACGAAGACATGGAAGATAGCATGGTTAAAAGGTATTTTCTTTAGCATGAAAAGTATAGCTCCTATGGTATAGGAAACTCCTCCAGCTCCCAGCCACCATAAACCTTCAGTACTCAGATTTTCTATCATGGAATTTCCGGCGAAAACGATAATCCAGCCCATCGCAACATACATGATAGTTGAGAGCAGCTGATATTTACCCGTAAAGAAAAATTTCAGAATTATTCCCGCCAGTGCGATCAGCCAGACGGTCCAGAGTATGATATTACCAACCAGGCCGGGTAAACTAATGACTGCAAAAGGTGTATAGGTGCCAGCGATCAAAACATAAATTGATGCGTGATCCAGAATATTCAATCTGGCTCTCTTTTGATGATCTTTAGCGCTATGATACAAAGTACTCGCCGCATACAACAGGATCATACTGGCACCAAATACTGAAAAACTTACAAGATAAGCGGAAGAATCAAATTCTAATGCGCGCTGGATAAGCAGGTAAAGTGCGACTATACTCAGCAAAAAGCCGATGCCGTGGGAAATTATATTCAGTCGTTCCTCTTCTGGTGGATAGTATTTAGGCTCCATGCTTTTTTCCATGGAGCAAAATTAATCTTTTTAAGAAATTCTTTCTAGAATTCTAATAGAAACCAGTTATGCAGGAATTTTCACTAAGGTTTCTACTCCATTCCCATCTGCCCTGTTCCTGATTTCAAAGATGTACTTGTCCTTATACAAATTTCTCAAACGATCATCAATATTTCTTAAACCAACGCCCTTTTCAAGCAGTTCTTTGTGAGTAAGTTTTAAAGGTTCTCCATCATTTTCAACTCTAATGATCAGATAACCTCCTTCTTCACGTATCTTAATCAGGATATGAAGATTTGTATGATCAT contains:
- a CDS encoding hemolysin III family protein — its product is MEKSMEPKYYPPEEERLNIISHGIGFLLSIVALYLLIQRALEFDSSAYLVSFSVFGASMILLYAASTLYHSAKDHQKRARLNILDHASIYVLIAGTYTPFAVISLPGLVGNIILWTVWLIALAGIILKFFFTGKYQLLSTIMYVAMGWIIVFAGNSMIENLSTEGLWWLGAGGVSYTIGAILFMLKKIPFNHAIFHVFVLMGTFSHFISIYLYVV